A genomic segment from Streptomyces sp. NBC_01233 encodes:
- a CDS encoding WecB/TagA/CpsF family glycosyltransferase: MTRRPTLFGIALDPLTMDETVQRCLDAVRRGEQIEIGMVNAAKLVNMRRDPRLAEAVAGCDLVLADGQAVVWAGRFLGVRLPERVAGIDLFMRLLAAAEVAEIPVYLLGAEQSVLELMLRQISERFPGLRVAGSRNGYFADADQEPIADGVADSGARMLFLGMTSPKKEIFTAGYGKRTGAHVVHGVGGSFDILAGITRRAPLVWQRAGLEWFYRTLQEPRRLGKRYLTTNAAFLAMTVRELIHRTPSAGSANRSH; this comes from the coding sequence ATGACCCGACGGCCCACCCTCTTCGGGATCGCGCTCGATCCCCTGACCATGGACGAGACCGTGCAGCGCTGCCTCGACGCGGTGCGGCGCGGTGAACAGATCGAGATCGGCATGGTCAACGCCGCCAAGCTGGTCAACATGCGGCGCGACCCCCGCCTCGCCGAGGCGGTCGCCGGCTGCGACCTCGTCCTGGCCGACGGCCAGGCGGTGGTATGGGCCGGCCGCTTCCTGGGCGTGCGGCTGCCCGAACGGGTTGCGGGAATCGACCTGTTCATGCGGCTGCTCGCGGCCGCCGAGGTGGCGGAGATCCCCGTCTACCTGCTCGGCGCCGAACAGTCCGTCCTGGAACTGATGCTCCGGCAGATCTCCGAACGCTTCCCCGGCCTGCGGGTCGCCGGCAGCCGCAACGGCTACTTCGCCGACGCCGACCAGGAGCCGATCGCCGACGGCGTCGCGGACAGCGGCGCCCGGATGCTGTTCCTCGGAATGACCTCGCCCAAGAAGGAGATCTTCACCGCGGGCTACGGCAAGCGCACCGGCGCCCACGTCGTCCACGGGGTCGGCGGCTCCTTCGACATTCTCGCCGGCATCACCAGGAGAGCCCCGCTGGTCTGGCAGCGGGCGGGACTCGAATGGTTCTACCGCACCCTCCAGGAGCCGCGCCGTCTCGGCAAGCGCTACCTCACCACCAACGCCGCCTTCCTGGCCATGACGGTCCGGGAGCTCATCCACCGCACACCGTCTGCCGGTTCCGCGAACAGGAGTCACTGA
- a CDS encoding oligosaccharide flippase family protein, translated as MTGAAADTETAPAAPSLGRKVGSAARWSLINTVVMRLGNFVTGIILARFFLGPEAWGVYGIAQTVLLVLLSANELGVSLAIIRWEGDPRRFAPTVLTLSALSSCLLYAVLFAAAPAVADVLGSPEASGVLRVMCLCVVLDGLSQVPAGFLTREFAQGRRMAVDALNFVLSTAVTLLLAVQGWGAMSFAWGSVVGNVAALIGCCLAAPGTLRFGWDRSQAKALLRFGLPLAGASMLALGVVNVDTMVVGSTLDALALGFYVLAFNISGWPVRIISEAARRVSFAGFSRLAQSPQALAAGFGRALGVVMTGTVPLCVLLAALAAPLVELIYGARWLPAARALPWLMALGLVRIGCELAYDCLVAVGRRRSLIGVQGLWLVLLIPALVVGARTGGIVGVAQGHVLVAGAVVVPVFLLALHRGGIRLGTVARACAWPFLGGAVMAAVVLGLERFLGDGVLALLATGIAGTLVYGLCVLPSRSLLRG; from the coding sequence GTGACCGGCGCCGCAGCGGACACCGAGACCGCCCCGGCGGCGCCGTCGCTCGGGCGGAAGGTCGGCTCGGCCGCCCGGTGGAGCCTGATCAACACCGTGGTCATGCGCCTCGGCAACTTCGTGACCGGGATCATCCTGGCCCGCTTCTTCCTCGGGCCCGAGGCCTGGGGCGTGTACGGGATCGCGCAGACGGTGCTGCTGGTCCTGCTCTCCGCGAACGAACTCGGCGTCTCGCTCGCGATCATCCGCTGGGAGGGCGATCCCCGCCGCTTCGCCCCGACCGTCCTCACCCTGAGCGCCCTGTCCAGCTGCCTGCTGTACGCGGTGCTGTTCGCGGCGGCCCCCGCCGTGGCCGACGTACTCGGCTCGCCCGAAGCCTCCGGCGTCCTGCGGGTCATGTGCCTGTGCGTGGTCCTCGACGGCCTCTCCCAGGTGCCCGCCGGCTTCCTCACCCGGGAGTTCGCCCAGGGCCGGCGGATGGCCGTCGACGCCCTCAACTTCGTCCTCAGCACCGCCGTCACCCTGCTGCTGGCCGTCCAGGGCTGGGGCGCCATGAGCTTCGCCTGGGGCTCCGTCGTCGGGAACGTGGCCGCGCTCATCGGCTGCTGCCTCGCCGCGCCCGGCACCCTGAGGTTCGGCTGGGACCGGAGCCAGGCGAAGGCCCTGCTGCGGTTCGGACTCCCGCTCGCCGGGGCCAGCATGCTCGCCCTCGGCGTGGTCAACGTGGACACCATGGTCGTCGGATCGACCCTGGACGCCCTGGCCCTGGGCTTCTACGTGCTCGCCTTCAACATCTCCGGCTGGCCCGTCCGCATCATCTCCGAAGCGGCCCGCCGCGTCTCCTTCGCCGGCTTCTCCCGGCTGGCGCAGTCGCCGCAGGCGCTGGCCGCCGGATTCGGCCGCGCCCTCGGCGTCGTGATGACGGGCACCGTCCCGCTCTGCGTGCTGCTCGCAGCCCTCGCCGCACCGCTCGTCGAGCTGATCTACGGCGCGCGCTGGCTGCCCGCCGCCCGCGCGCTGCCCTGGCTGATGGCGCTCGGCCTGGTCCGCATCGGCTGCGAACTCGCCTACGACTGCCTGGTCGCCGTCGGCCGGCGCCGCTCGCTCATCGGGGTCCAGGGGCTGTGGCTCGTCCTCCTGATCCCGGCCCTCGTGGTCGGCGCCCGCACCGGCGGGATCGTGGGGGTGGCCCAGGGGCACGTCCTGGTCGCCGGCGCCGTCGTGGTGCCGGTGTTCCTCCTCGCCCTGCACCGCGGCGGCATCCGCCTGGGGACCGTCGCCCGGGCCTGCGCCTGGCCGTTCCTGGGCGGGGCGGTGATGGCGGCGGTGGTCCTCGGACTGGAGCGGTTCCTCGGCGACGGGGTGCTCGCGCTCCTGGCGACCGGGATCGCCGGCACGCTCGTCTACGGGCTGTGCGTCCTGCCCAGCCGCTCGTTACTCCGGGGGTAG
- a CDS encoding glycosyltransferase — protein MSSRRPASPQPLPGSGSGSGPVAVLVVTWNSAAVLPAFLASLPEGMAGLDWRLVVADNDSADSTVDLIRSLAPEATVVQTGRNAGYAAGVNAALGAAAAWEGGFRAALVCNPDVRMRQGCAALLLDALGAAAPGGGRVGISVPLLYEEDGRTLLHSLRRESRVTRALGEAVIGNRRAGRFPRWSELVTDPTAYERATVADWATGALMALSRECLDACGAWDESFFLYSEETEYCLRARDRGFVTRLEPAAAATHLGGDSQVSPRLWTLLTLNRVRLYGRRHGAVATAAFRTAVLLREASRAVLGRPASLAAARALASPSALRATPGP, from the coding sequence ATGTCTTCCCGCCGACCAGCCTCCCCTCAGCCCCTCCCCGGCTCCGGATCCGGCTCCGGCCCGGTAGCCGTCCTCGTCGTCACCTGGAACAGCGCTGCGGTGCTCCCCGCGTTCCTGGCCTCGCTGCCGGAGGGGATGGCCGGGCTCGACTGGCGCCTGGTCGTCGCCGACAACGACTCGGCCGACAGCACCGTGGACCTGATCCGCTCCCTGGCCCCGGAGGCGACGGTCGTCCAGACCGGCCGCAACGCCGGGTACGCGGCCGGGGTGAACGCCGCTCTCGGCGCCGCCGCCGCGTGGGAGGGCGGCTTCCGGGCGGCCCTGGTGTGCAATCCGGACGTCCGGATGCGGCAGGGCTGCGCCGCGCTGCTCCTGGACGCGCTCGGCGCGGCGGCGCCCGGCGGCGGCCGGGTCGGCATCAGCGTCCCGCTGCTGTACGAGGAGGACGGCCGGACGCTCCTGCACTCGCTGCGCCGCGAGTCGCGCGTGACCCGGGCGCTCGGCGAGGCGGTGATCGGCAACCGCCGGGCCGGACGGTTCCCGCGCTGGAGCGAACTGGTCACCGACCCGACCGCGTACGAGCGGGCGACGGTCGCCGACTGGGCCACCGGCGCGCTGATGGCCCTGTCCCGGGAGTGCCTCGACGCCTGCGGGGCCTGGGACGAGTCCTTCTTCCTGTACTCGGAGGAGACCGAGTACTGCCTGCGGGCCCGGGACCGCGGTTTCGTCACCCGGCTGGAGCCGGCGGCCGCGGCAACCCATCTCGGCGGGGACTCGCAGGTCTCGCCGCGCCTGTGGACCCTGCTGACCCTCAACCGGGTGAGGCTCTACGGGCGCCGGCACGGGGCGGTGGCGACGGCCGCCTTCCGGACTGCGGTCCTGCTGCGGGAGGCCTCACGTGCCGTCCTCGGCCGCCCCGCCAGCCTGGCGGCCGCCCGCGCCCTGGCCAGCCCGTCCGCGCTGCGCGCCACTCCGGGGCCCTAG
- a CDS encoding sulfotransferase — protein MKPDTFTEQLASPHPVGAMVALYRTRVYRFSNDPRHYVLAETLEERYAQGIAPASTSLAYVKAVLDQIRSTGQPLPFNPDIAVRENIDIQQELDARTRYAPKPMPEHSPTTTVFIIGAPRSGTSHLYNCLAYTGRYSYFTTASCWAWPVRNLTHTARRSFETMGDQVLSVDNKNTRIIPGLVMPYEAEDLYARAIPAYQHLGGHTYNLTPAQTKDAPLLTANVQAHCRHFNRRAFLTKSPFNSLRIPQLDAATGHRALFVNITRDQAGTADSMRRNRFRFHRDGRPLTEEAAWGVFTTTIARDTPSSRTITIKHRDLLANGRVELDRVRRWIAEA, from the coding sequence GTGAAGCCCGACACCTTCACCGAGCAGCTGGCATCGCCCCACCCCGTCGGCGCGATGGTCGCCCTCTACCGAACCCGCGTCTACCGGTTCAGCAACGACCCCCGCCACTACGTCCTCGCCGAGACACTGGAGGAGCGGTACGCGCAGGGAATCGCGCCAGCCTCCACGAGTCTGGCGTACGTGAAGGCGGTACTCGACCAGATCCGCAGCACTGGACAGCCGCTCCCCTTCAACCCGGACATCGCGGTCCGCGAAAATATCGATATTCAGCAGGAGCTCGACGCACGAACCCGGTACGCACCCAAGCCCATGCCCGAACACAGCCCCACCACAACCGTGTTCATCATCGGCGCACCACGCTCCGGGACCAGCCACCTCTACAACTGCCTTGCCTACACCGGCCGGTACTCCTACTTCACTACAGCGTCATGCTGGGCCTGGCCCGTCCGCAATCTGACCCACACAGCCCGCCGATCCTTCGAGACCATGGGCGACCAGGTCCTCTCCGTGGACAACAAGAACACCCGGATCATCCCCGGCTTGGTCATGCCCTACGAAGCCGAAGACCTGTACGCGCGGGCCATACCCGCCTACCAGCACCTGGGGGGTCACACGTACAACCTCACCCCGGCACAGACCAAGGACGCTCCGCTGCTCACCGCCAACGTGCAGGCGCACTGCCGCCACTTCAACCGCAGAGCCTTCCTCACCAAGTCACCGTTCAACTCGCTGCGCATCCCCCAGCTCGATGCGGCCACCGGCCACCGCGCCCTGTTCGTCAACATCACCCGGGACCAGGCAGGGACAGCGGACTCCATGCGGCGCAACCGCTTCCGCTTCCACCGCGACGGGCGACCCCTCACCGAAGAAGCCGCATGGGGCGTGTTCACCACCACCATCGCCAGGGACACGCCGTCTTCCCGGACGATCACCATCAAGCACAGAGACCTCCTGGCCAACGGGCGCGTCGAACTTGACCGCGTCCGAAGGTGGATCGCAGAAGCCTGA
- a CDS encoding DUF397 domain-containing protein translates to MIQQRTHVPMASSIPGAVWMKSSHSGSNEGQCVEVADVRRTHAGIAVRDSKVPDGPALMMAPSSFAALIESVVGGNFSA, encoded by the coding sequence GTGATTCAGCAGCGTACGCACGTACCTATGGCGTCGAGCATCCCCGGCGCGGTGTGGATGAAATCGTCGCACTCCGGCTCCAACGAAGGCCAGTGTGTCGAGGTCGCCGATGTCCGGCGGACTCACGCCGGCATCGCCGTTCGGGACTCGAAAGTGCCGGACGGTCCGGCCCTGATGATGGCTCCGTCCTCATTCGCTGCTCTCATCGAGAGCGTTGTCGGAGGTAACTTCAGCGCCTGA
- a CDS encoding chain length determinant protein encodes MDLAEIWRVMRRRWYVLLPGLLITAALTAAVYLLVPVEYRSQSTVTLLNSEKATVAFDGNPFLSTQASLTGMADGLARNLNSDGAKADLKSLGVTGVHEAKIADNALGPYMWLSVVGTDRAAVLKSDEILTTYAEKRLLEFQSQQSVAPNAMIRMSTIVPPQKPEAQTKARLQFLVMAGALGFVLSLVATFFVEARTRQRSSPAKHRPAPGEAGGPAADDAGDPTATLRMTVAHPAGSGAAGSRSAGSP; translated from the coding sequence ATGGATCTCGCGGAGATCTGGCGGGTCATGCGCAGACGCTGGTACGTGCTGCTGCCCGGACTGCTGATCACGGCGGCGCTCACCGCCGCCGTGTACCTGCTGGTCCCGGTGGAGTACCGCTCGCAGAGCACGGTGACGCTGCTGAACTCGGAGAAGGCCACGGTGGCCTTCGACGGCAACCCCTTCCTGAGCACCCAGGCCTCGCTCACCGGGATGGCCGACGGTCTGGCCCGCAACCTCAACTCCGACGGCGCCAAGGCCGACCTCAAGTCCCTGGGCGTCACCGGCGTGCACGAGGCGAAGATCGCCGACAACGCGCTCGGCCCCTACATGTGGCTGAGCGTCGTCGGGACCGACCGGGCCGCCGTGCTGAAGTCGGACGAGATCCTCACCACCTACGCGGAGAAGCGGCTGCTGGAGTTCCAGAGCCAGCAGTCGGTGGCACCCAATGCCATGATCCGGATGTCGACGATCGTGCCTCCCCAGAAGCCGGAGGCACAGACCAAGGCCAGGCTCCAGTTCCTCGTCATGGCGGGCGCGCTGGGCTTCGTACTCAGCCTGGTGGCCACCTTCTTCGTGGAGGCCCGCACGAGGCAGCGGTCGTCGCCCGCCAAGCACCGGCCCGCCCCCGGCGAGGCCGGCGGACCGGCCGCGGACGACGCCGGTGACCCGACGGCCACCCTGCGCATGACCGTCGCCCACCCGGCCGGCTCCGGCGCGGCCGGCTCCCGTTCGGCCGGATCGCCGTGA
- a CDS encoding glycosyltransferase family 2 protein, with product MMRRIARAPWELLKRAFGWLVLFEARNKLLLFPSAVRLRRFEDAEAARLAALLGRPPAALVATVIPTHRRPGGLGAAVRSALAQTVTDQVVIVVDDGAGLPELPADPRLFAVSLARNTATAGIVRNVGIRLTRSRYVAFLDDDNLWEPDHLEQALAVLEPSGGPDAVYTALRRVLPDGTERDVLSVPFDRRRAAHEAFLDTNAFVARRNRSLYFSRLRRTPEVLPREDWELVRRYARRHEVRHLPRPTVRYLVNPDSFWTAWDGPIP from the coding sequence ATGATGCGCCGGATCGCACGGGCCCCCTGGGAGCTCCTCAAGCGGGCCTTCGGCTGGCTGGTGCTCTTCGAGGCCCGCAACAAGCTCCTGCTCTTCCCCTCCGCCGTGCGGCTGCGCCGCTTCGAGGACGCCGAGGCCGCCCGCCTCGCCGCCCTCCTGGGCCGGCCCCCGGCCGCGCTCGTCGCCACCGTCATCCCCACCCACCGGCGCCCCGGGGGACTGGGCGCGGCGGTCCGCTCGGCGCTGGCGCAGACCGTCACCGACCAGGTGGTCATCGTCGTCGACGACGGCGCCGGACTGCCCGAACTGCCGGCAGACCCCCGGCTGTTCGCGGTCTCCCTGGCCCGCAACACCGCCACCGCCGGCATCGTCCGCAACGTGGGCATCCGGCTCACCCGCTCCCGGTACGTGGCCTTCCTGGACGACGACAACCTCTGGGAGCCCGACCACCTGGAGCAGGCCCTGGCGGTGCTGGAGCCCTCCGGCGGCCCCGACGCCGTCTACACCGCGCTGCGCAGGGTGCTGCCCGACGGCACCGAACGGGACGTCCTGTCGGTGCCCTTCGACCGCCGCCGCGCCGCCCACGAGGCCTTCCTGGACACCAACGCCTTCGTGGCGCGGCGCAACCGGTCCCTGTACTTCAGCCGACTGCGCCGCACCCCCGAGGTGCTGCCCCGCGAGGACTGGGAGCTCGTCCGCCGCTACGCCCGCCGCCACGAGGTCCGCCACCTGCCCCGCCCCACCGTCCGTTACCTGGTCAACCCGGACAGCTTCTGGACCGCCTGGGACGGCCCGATTCCCTAG
- a CDS encoding phosphotransferase — MGFAKQYRTAEAASRAVAQHAWLDALGMPVPDLIAHHPQVLEFQYLPGRHALPDDVPAVARLLGQTHAAAHQVALHSVRLDQGFDLPGIGRMSAFTASRIARVRHNMGAAMVPGPALSIDRAVHIIEASADEPAAFYKDSNPRNFLITPTTITAVDFDDLTPAPFAYDLAKLLVTTAMTHGPLPAGLSAKALAAYNVETPYRCSPDRLADWMEIHHILTSPYLGRNGYTHSWHTLRRNERTE; from the coding sequence GTGGGCTTCGCCAAGCAGTACCGAACGGCAGAAGCCGCGTCCCGGGCCGTCGCCCAGCACGCCTGGCTCGACGCCCTGGGAATGCCCGTCCCCGACCTGATCGCCCACCATCCGCAGGTGCTGGAGTTCCAGTACCTGCCCGGCCGGCACGCCCTCCCGGACGACGTGCCCGCCGTTGCCCGCCTACTGGGGCAGACGCACGCGGCTGCCCACCAGGTGGCACTTCACTCCGTGCGTCTCGACCAGGGCTTCGACCTTCCCGGCATCGGCAGAATGAGCGCTTTCACCGCCAGCCGCATAGCCCGTGTCCGGCACAACATGGGCGCGGCCATGGTGCCCGGCCCGGCCTTGAGCATCGACCGGGCCGTCCACATCATCGAGGCATCAGCCGATGAACCGGCCGCCTTCTACAAGGACTCCAACCCACGGAACTTCCTGATCACGCCGACCACGATCACCGCCGTCGACTTCGACGACCTGACGCCCGCCCCGTTCGCGTACGACCTGGCCAAGCTGCTCGTCACCACGGCGATGACCCACGGCCCCCTGCCGGCAGGGCTCTCCGCAAAGGCACTGGCCGCGTACAACGTGGAAACCCCGTACCGGTGCAGCCCTGATCGCCTGGCCGACTGGATGGAGATCCACCACATCCTCACCAGCCCCTACCTCGGACGGAACGGCTACACCCACAGCTGGCACACCCTGCGCCGCAACGAGAGGACAGAGTGA
- a CDS encoding DUF5753 domain-containing protein codes for MRDLAAKYGVTDEAAIAEVAAAAAEPPGTGWWSSYPVAQAYRDFVELEADAEKIRIVNPVVIPGPVQTHGYAREIITRSANAGAERRAEQLVSIRMARQEVLYRPDKPVQLHALIPQSALHAEFDTAPVVMKEQIRKLLDVAELPNVTLQIIPLNAHPAFVSNGAMTILTFQHPWAPVVSIDNPMGGDHSEDKDQVAYLEAVFEQTATIAHSVDRSRDVLVEHLEGLHK; via the coding sequence GTGCGGGATCTCGCCGCCAAGTACGGGGTGACCGACGAGGCCGCCATAGCGGAGGTCGCGGCGGCGGCAGCGGAGCCGCCGGGTACGGGGTGGTGGTCGTCCTACCCGGTGGCCCAGGCATATCGGGACTTCGTGGAACTGGAGGCTGATGCGGAGAAGATCCGGATCGTCAACCCAGTGGTCATCCCCGGCCCTGTCCAGACCCACGGCTACGCACGGGAGATCATCACCAGGTCGGCCAACGCGGGAGCCGAGCGGCGAGCAGAGCAGCTGGTGTCGATCCGGATGGCGCGGCAGGAAGTCCTCTACCGCCCGGACAAGCCAGTGCAGCTGCACGCGCTGATTCCCCAGTCCGCACTGCACGCGGAGTTCGACACGGCGCCGGTCGTCATGAAGGAACAGATCCGCAAGCTGCTCGACGTGGCCGAACTGCCGAATGTGACGCTCCAGATCATCCCGCTCAACGCCCACCCCGCGTTCGTGTCCAACGGCGCAATGACGATCCTGACGTTCCAGCATCCGTGGGCGCCGGTGGTCAGCATCGACAATCCGATGGGCGGCGACCACTCCGAGGACAAGGATCAGGTCGCCTACCTGGAAGCCGTATTCGAGCAGACGGCGACCATTGCGCATTCCGTGGATCGGTCACGGGATGTGCTCGTCGAGCACCTGGAAGGACTGCACAAGTGA
- a CDS encoding nucleotide sugar dehydrogenase has protein sequence MRVVVVGQGYVGLPLAIRAAEVGHQVIGYDVDARRVKSLAAGESYVEDVSSERLNRALVNGTYRPSELARDCGGFDVAVVTVPTPLQDGAPDLRYIEESAHTLARFLRPGATVVLESTTYPGTTEELFAPILEDGSGLTAGEDFHLGYSPERIDPGNTVWGFQQTPKVVSGVDARSLKAVEAFYGELVDTTVPVRSPKEAELAKLLENTFRHVNIALVNEIAMFARHLDIDVWQAIEAASSKPFGFMKFTPGPGVGGHCLPIDPSYLNWRVQRELGQNFRFVELANDINNHMPEYVTRRVIDALNAKRRSVNGSKVLLLGLAYKKNTGDARESPAVRIAELLLDMGAKVRAVDPHVVESIKVDARLVRVEPTRKEVAAADVVVLLTDHDSFDYQMIAEHASFVLDTRNRMTGPKVEVL, from the coding sequence ATGCGCGTCGTCGTCGTGGGACAGGGATACGTCGGACTGCCGCTGGCCATCCGGGCCGCCGAGGTCGGACACCAGGTGATCGGGTACGACGTGGACGCACGGCGGGTCAAGAGCCTCGCCGCCGGCGAATCGTACGTGGAGGACGTCTCCTCCGAACGGCTGAACCGGGCGCTGGTCAACGGCACCTACCGCCCGAGCGAACTGGCCCGGGACTGCGGCGGATTCGACGTCGCCGTCGTCACCGTGCCGACCCCCTTACAGGACGGAGCCCCCGACCTGCGCTACATCGAGGAGTCGGCGCACACCCTGGCCCGCTTCCTGCGCCCGGGCGCGACCGTCGTCCTGGAGTCCACCACCTACCCGGGCACCACCGAGGAGCTCTTCGCGCCGATCCTGGAGGACGGCTCCGGGCTCACCGCGGGGGAGGACTTCCACCTCGGCTACAGCCCCGAGCGCATCGACCCCGGCAACACCGTCTGGGGCTTCCAGCAGACCCCCAAGGTGGTCTCCGGAGTCGACGCCCGCTCCCTCAAGGCCGTCGAGGCCTTCTACGGGGAACTCGTCGACACCACGGTCCCGGTCCGCTCGCCCAAGGAGGCCGAGCTGGCGAAACTGCTGGAGAACACCTTCCGGCACGTGAACATCGCGCTGGTCAACGAGATAGCCATGTTCGCCCGCCACCTCGACATCGACGTCTGGCAGGCCATCGAAGCGGCCTCCAGCAAACCCTTCGGCTTCATGAAGTTCACCCCCGGCCCGGGCGTCGGCGGCCACTGCCTGCCGATCGACCCCTCGTACCTGAACTGGCGGGTGCAGCGCGAACTCGGCCAGAACTTCCGCTTCGTCGAACTCGCCAACGACATCAACAACCACATGCCCGAGTACGTGACCCGCCGCGTGATCGACGCGCTCAACGCCAAGCGCCGCTCGGTCAACGGCTCCAAGGTCCTGCTGCTGGGGCTCGCGTACAAGAAGAACACCGGCGACGCGCGGGAGTCGCCCGCCGTCCGCATCGCCGAACTGCTCCTCGACATGGGAGCCAAGGTCCGCGCCGTCGACCCCCACGTCGTGGAGAGCATCAAGGTCGACGCCCGGCTCGTCCGGGTCGAGCCGACCCGCAAGGAAGTGGCGGCCGCCGACGTGGTCGTCCTGCTCACCGACCACGACTCCTTCGACTACCAGATGATCGCGGAGCACGCGTCCTTCGTCCTCGACACCCGCAACCGCATGACCGGACCGAAGGTGGAGGTGCTCTGA
- the wecB gene encoding non-hydrolyzing UDP-N-acetylglucosamine 2-epimerase produces MTRIVCVAGARPNYMKIKPVMDALERRGAEVILVHTGQHYDESMNDVFFRDLGIRPPDRYLGAGSGTHAQQTGRVMAAFEPLLDELAPDAVVVVGDINSTLACALVTAKAGPLLAHVESGLRSRDWSMPEEVNRVATDRLSDYLLAPSPDAAANLRAEGYREDQIHVVGNVMIDTLLANLDRARTSDVLDRYGLTRGGYGLVTLHRPANVDDPAALRGLLKALGEIADRCPLLLPVHPRAAERLAELGVPGGIRLVPAAGYLDFIALQDSARLVLTDSGGVQEETTALGVPCVTLRENTERPITVEEGTNVLAGTDPDRITATVNRVLDHPPAPRCPELWDGRASERIAAVLLDGPPAHTRPRPTDLVPRGAAADQQHVL; encoded by the coding sequence ATGACCAGGATCGTCTGCGTGGCCGGGGCCCGGCCCAACTACATGAAGATCAAACCGGTGATGGACGCACTGGAGCGCCGCGGCGCCGAGGTGATCCTCGTCCACACCGGACAGCACTACGACGAGTCCATGAACGACGTGTTCTTCCGCGACCTCGGCATCCGCCCGCCCGACCGGTACCTGGGGGCCGGATCCGGCACCCACGCCCAGCAGACCGGGCGGGTGATGGCCGCCTTCGAGCCGCTGCTCGACGAACTGGCCCCGGACGCGGTGGTGGTGGTCGGCGACATCAACTCCACCCTCGCCTGCGCCCTGGTCACCGCGAAGGCCGGCCCGCTGCTGGCCCACGTGGAGTCCGGCCTGCGCAGCCGGGACTGGAGCATGCCGGAGGAGGTCAACCGGGTCGCCACCGACCGGCTCAGCGACTACCTGCTGGCCCCCTCGCCCGACGCGGCCGCGAACCTGCGGGCGGAGGGCTACCGGGAGGACCAGATCCACGTCGTGGGCAACGTCATGATCGACACCCTCCTCGCCAATCTGGACCGGGCGAGGACGTCCGACGTCCTGGACCGCTACGGACTCACCCGCGGCGGATACGGCCTGGTCACCCTGCACCGGCCGGCCAACGTCGACGACCCCGCCGCCCTGCGCGGCCTGCTCAAGGCGCTGGGCGAGATCGCCGACCGGTGCCCGCTGCTGCTGCCCGTGCACCCGCGGGCCGCCGAACGGCTCGCCGAACTGGGCGTGCCCGGCGGGATCAGGCTCGTACCGGCCGCCGGATACCTCGACTTCATCGCCCTGCAGGACTCCGCGCGGCTGGTGCTCACCGACTCCGGGGGCGTCCAGGAGGAGACCACCGCCCTGGGCGTGCCCTGTGTGACCCTCCGGGAGAACACCGAGCGCCCCATCACCGTCGAGGAGGGCACCAACGTCCTCGCGGGCACGGATCCGGACCGCATCACGGCCACCGTGAACCGGGTGCTCGACCATCCGCCCGCCCCGCGCTGCCCCGAACTCTGGGACGGCCGGGCGAGCGAGCGCATCGCCGCGGTCCTGCTCGACGGCCCGCCCGCGCACACCCGGCCGCGCCCGACCGACCTCGTCCCGCGCGGGGCCGCCGCCGATCAACAGCACGTGCTGTAA